The Methylocystis sp. ATCC 49242 region GGCGTCTACAACGGCCTCGTCAATCTGCGGCAGCGCAGCAAACAGGCCTTTTCCGACATCAATGTGCAACTGAAGCAGCGCCACGACCTCATTCCCAACCTCGTCGAGACGGTGAAAGGTTACGCCACCCACGAAAAGACCACGCTCGAGGACGTGATCAAGGCGCGCAACGCCGCCGTCGTCGCCAGCGGCCCGGCCGCACAGGGCGCCGCCGAGGGCGCGCTGACCGGCGCCCTTTCCCGCCTCATCGCGCTGTCGGAGGCCTATCCCGACCTCAAGGCCAATCAGAACTTCCAGCAGCTTCAGAACGAGCTTTCGGACGTCGAGAACAAGATTTCGGCGGCGCGGCGCTTCCTCAACAACACCGTCGCCGAATACAACGCCACGCGCGAGGGCTTCCCGGGCTTTCTGATCGCCCAGCGCTTCGGCTTCGATCCGCTCGACTATTTCAATCTCGACGAGGCCGAACAGAAGGCCGTCGAGGCCCCGCCGAAGGTGCAGTTCTGACTGGCCTTCGCCGCACGGCCGGGCTCGACCCGGCCGGCCCTGCAAACGCCCGGCGCAAAGACCGGGCCTGACGGCCGCAGCCAGGACAATTGCGCCAGATGTTCAAAGCCTACGGCCTTTATTCCCATATCCGCGCCAACCGGCTGCGCTCGGGCTTTCTGCTCGCGGGCTTCGTCGCGCTGCTGTTTGCGCTGATGTTCTCCTTCGCGCTGCTGTTCGAGGCCTTCGGCGCGCGGCACGGCGAGCCCTTCGACTACATTCTCGCCCACGCTTACGACGACTTCAGGCGAAGCTGGCCGATCGGCTTCGCGGCCGCCGGCGTCTGGTTCGCCATCGCCTATCTCTTCCACCAGAAGATGATCGACTTCGCCACGGGCGCTTCGGCGATTTCGCGGGCCGAGGCGCCGCGGCTTTACAATCTGCTGGAGAATCTCTGCATCTCGCGCGGCGTCCCGATCCCGGCGCTCCAGATCATGGAGAGCGAGGCGCTCAACGCCTACGCCTCCGGCCTGAAGGAAGGGCAATACAGGATCGCGGTGACGCGCGGGCTGATCACCGAGCTCACCGACGCCGAGATCGAGGCGGTGCTCGCCCATGAGCTGACCCATATCCGCAATCGCGACGTGCAGATGATGGTGATCGCGGTCATCTTCGCGGGGATTTTCGCCTTCGTCGCCGATCTGACCATCCGCCGGTGGGACTTTCCCTTCGGCTTCTCGCCGCATCGCCCCTCGACGCGCGAGGACAACCGCCGCGAGGGCGGCGCGGGGCTGGCCGTTCTCGTCGCGCTGCTCATCATCGCGCTGAGCTGGGGCGCGTCGGTGCTGATCCGCTTCGCCATCTCCCGCTCGCGCGAATATCTCGCCGACGCGGGCTCGGTGGAATTGACCAAGAACCCGGACGCCATGATCTCCGCGCTGCGCAAGATCGAGGCGCATTCGGCGATGCCGGCCATGCCCTCGCGCATGCACGCCTTTTTCATCGAAAGCCCGGCGCGCATTCAGGAGTCAGGCTGGTTCTCGACGCATCCGACCGTCGACGAGCGTATCCGGGCGCTGGTCGAATATGCGGGCGGCCAGGATGTTTCGATCGCGCTGGAGGAGCCGCCGCGGGAGGCGAACGGGCTGCCCCGGGAGGGCGAAGCCTCCTTTCTGCCGCAGGACGGCCGCAGCCCGCTCGAGCCGCCGCCGGAAGGACCCTGGGGTTAAACGCTCCGTCGCGCCTTTTCCTTCAGGAACGCGATCGCCTTCCCGCGCGATTCTTCCGCCTCGGGCAGGAAGCTCATCAGCTGCCATGCGTGGGGAACGCCGGGCCAGATTTCGATCTGCGCCTCCACGCCGGCGGCGCGCGCCCGCTCGACGAGTCTCGTCGAATCGTCGCGCAGGACTTCGTCGGCGCCCACATGGACGATGAGGGGCGGAAGGCCGGAGAGGTCGGCGAAAATCGGCGAGGCGAGAGGATTGCGCGCGCTTGCCTTCCCCAGAGCGGCGCGGGCGCCGGAGAGAATCGCGCGCCGCGTGAAGAAAGCGTCCTTCTCCTCATTCTCGCGCGCCGAGGCGCCGGTGGCGGCGAGATCGGTCCAGGGCGAAAACAGCGCGGCGGCCGCGGGCAGACGGAAACCGTCGTCTCGCAGCCGCGCCATCAACGAAACGGCCAGGCCGCCGCCGGCCGAATCGCCGGCGACGACGATCGGCCCCGGCCTTGCGGCGGCGAGCGCCTTGTAGGCCGCCACCGCATCCTCCAGCGCCGCGGGGAAGACATGTTCGGGCGCGAGGCGATAGGCGGGCGTGAAGACGTCGAAGCCGGCCTGCGCGAAACGGCGCGACGCATAGCGGAAAACGCGGGGCGAACCGACCAGAAAGGCGCCGCCGTGAAGATAGAAGAGCGTCGCCGCGGGCGCGCCCTCCGATGGCGTCCAGTCGCCGGGGATGTCGGGCGCGAAAGGCGCGCGGCGGGCGGGCGACAGCCTTTCGATGAGGGATTGCAACAGCCGCAGCGTCGGCGCGAGGCGCTCCACCCGCGGCTTCACGAAGCGGCGCAGGAAGCCGACCGTCCGCTGAACGGCGGGGCTTGCAGTCTTGTCGCTCATTTCGCAGGCGGGGGCGGAGGCGTCTTGCTCTCCGCCGCTTTGGGGGGAGTCTCCGCATTGTCCAGAAAATCGAGCGAGGGATCCTTCAGTCCGGCCTCGCGCGCCTTGTCGCGCCACTCGCGGGCTTCGCGCAGGTTGGTCTCGACGCCGAGCCCCTCGGCGAGGAGATGCGCGAGGCGGTTCTGCGCCACCGCATTGCCCTTCACCGCGGCCTTGCGCAGGAGATCGACGGCCGAAAGCCGGTCGCGCTCCACGCCAACGCCGTTGAACTGCATGATGGCGTATTCGACCATCGCCGCCGTCAGGCCGAGATCGGCGGCGCGCCTGAACCATTCGGCCGCCGCCTTGTCGTCCTTCGCGACGCCCTTTCCGGTCTTGTAGAGGACGCCCAGCGCATAATCGGCGTCGGCGTTGCCGCCCTCGGCGGCCCGGCGGAAATAGTTCGCGGCCGTATCGAAATCCGACGGCTTGCCTTCGTTCTCCAGCGCCATCTCGCCGAGAAGATGCAGCGCCGCCGCATGATCCTGGGCGGCGGCCTTCTCGAGATAGTTTCGGGCGGCCGCGCGGTTCTTGGGGATGTCGATGCCTTCGAGCGCCGCCACGCCGTAAAGATAGGCCGCCTCCTTCCCCCCCGCGTCGGCGCCGCGCCGGAACCAGTCCATCGCCTGCTTGCCGTCGCGCCTGACGCCGGCGCCTTCGAGATAGAGCTGGCCGATGAGGGTGAGCGCCGCAGAATCCTTCGGGTTCGCCTCGACGCGCTTCTTCGCCTCGCTCATCGCCGCCTTGTAGTCGCCGCGCTGATAGGCGCCATAGGCGAGATCGCGCGGTGGCGCGCCGTTCTCCGCCTCCTTGGCCAGCGCGGGCGCGAGCAGGGAGAGAAGGACGAGCGACGCGAGTAGACGGCGAATCATGGCTGCGCTTCCTGCAAATGTTTCAGCGCGTCGGCGACGGCGGCGGCGGGACCGCGGCTGTCGGTCCATACCGCGTCGTCGAGCATGACGAAATCGGCGCCGGCCTGCGCAAGCGGCGCGACGTCCGCGAGAGAAGCGGCGCGCGCCACGCAGGGCGTGTTGAAAAGCTCCGTCCACCAGGAGACGCGCTCGGCGAGGGCTTCCCGGTCGTCGTCCTCGAAGAGCACATAATCGGCGCCGAGCTCTCCGGCGCGCATGGCGTCGTCGCGCAGCGCCAGTCCGCCGGCGCCGACGATGTAGCGCGGCGAGAGTTTCTTGACGGCGTCGGCAAGCTCGTCGCCGGAGCCCGAAACATGCGCGCCGTCGGCCCTGGCGCGCAGCGCGACCGTCACGGACCCGTCGACCAGAACCGCAACGCCCTTTTCCTGCGCGAGGGGCGCAAGCGCGCGAACGATGTCCTCGTTCCTGCGCGGGTCATCGCCCGCGAGACGGATGAGGAGCGAGGCGACCTCGCCGGCCGAAAGCGCGCTCGTCAAGGCGGGCAGGAAATCCCGCGCCTCCGCGAGCGGCGGGGTCGCGAGATAGAGACGCGGGGCGTCCTCGCTCATTTTTGCGCCTTCAGGCAGTCGAGCCAGCTTTGCGCGGAGCGGCGCACATTGTCGGGCGCCGTGCCGCCGTAGCTCGTGCGGCTCTCGACGGATTTTTCCACGCCGAGCACGGCGAACACGTCCTGCGTGATGCGCGGCTCGACGCTCTGCATGTCCGCGAGCGTCAGATCCTCGAGGCCAATTCCGCGGCCCTCGGCCAGCGCCACGACGCGGCCCGTGACGTGATGCGCCTCGCGGAAGGGGAGGTTGAGCTTTCTCACCAGCCAGTCGGCGAGGTCGGTCGCGGTCGCGAAGCCCGCTCCGGCGGCGGCCTTCATGCGTGCGCGGTTCACCTTCATGTCGCGAACCATTCCCGCGATGGCGGCGATGCAGAGCGACAGCGAATCGAGCGAATCGAAAGCGCCTTCCTTGTCCTCCTGCATGTCCTTGGAATAGGCGAGCGGCAGGCCCTTCATCACGATCAGCAGCGCCGTCAGCGCGCCGATGACGCGGCCCGACTTGCCGCGCACCAGCTCCGCAGCGTCGGGGTTTCGCTTCTGCGGCATGATCGACGAGCCGGTGGTGAATTTGTCGGACAGCGCGATGAAATTGAACTGCGGCGTCGTCCACAACACGATCTCTTCCGCGAAGCGCGAGAGATGCGTGGCGCAGATCGCGGCGGCCGACAGCGTCTCCAGCACGAAGTCGCGGTCGGAAACGCTGTCGAGCGAATTGGCGGTCGGGCGGTCGAACTGAAGCGCCTTCGCCGTCATGTGGCGATCGATGGGGAAGGACGTTCCCGCAAGCGCGGCGGCGCCGAGCGGGCACTCGTTCGTGCGCGAACGCGCGTCGCGCAGGCGCCCGCGATCGCGGCCGATCATCTCGACATAGGCGAGAAGATGATGGCCGAGCGTGACCGGTTGCGCCGACTGCAAATGTGTGAAGCCCGGCATGACGCTCGCCGCCTCCTCCATCGCGCGCTCGACGAGCGCGAGCTGCAAATCGGCGAGCTGGGCGTCCAGCGCGTCGATCTCGTCGCGGATGTAGAGGCGGAAATCCGTCGCCACTTGATCGTTTCGCGAGCGCGCCGTGTGCAGCCGGCCCGCCGCCGGGCCGATGAGTTCGGCGAGGCGCGATTCGGCGTTCATGTGGATGTCTTCCAGCGCGCGGGAGAAGACGAATTCGCCGCGCTCGATCTCGCCGCCGATCTGCTCGAGGCCCTTCTTTATCCTGTCCGCGTCCTCCTGCGAGACAATGCCCTGTTTCGCGAGCATCGCGACATGTGCGAGCGAGCCGCGTATGTCCTGGGGCCCGAGACGCTTGTCAAAATCGATGGAGACGTTAATGGCCTCCAGAACCGCGTCGGTTGCGCTCTGAAAGCGACCGCCCCATATCTTGCTCGTCATTTTTTCCCCGGAGCCCGCGCCTG contains the following coding sequences:
- a CDS encoding LemA family protein, which codes for MAFLVFLGLVALVGLWLVGVYNGLVNLRQRSKQAFSDINVQLKQRHDLIPNLVETVKGYATHEKTTLEDVIKARNAAVVASGPAAQGAAEGALTGALSRLIALSEAYPDLKANQNFQQLQNELSDVENKISAARRFLNNTVAEYNATREGFPGFLIAQRFGFDPLDYFNLDEAEQKAVEAPPKVQF
- a CDS encoding M48 family metallopeptidase, which encodes MFKAYGLYSHIRANRLRSGFLLAGFVALLFALMFSFALLFEAFGARHGEPFDYILAHAYDDFRRSWPIGFAAAGVWFAIAYLFHQKMIDFATGASAISRAEAPRLYNLLENLCISRGVPIPALQIMESEALNAYASGLKEGQYRIAVTRGLITELTDAEIEAVLAHELTHIRNRDVQMMVIAVIFAGIFAFVADLTIRRWDFPFGFSPHRPSTREDNRREGGAGLAVLVALLIIALSWGASVLIRFAISRSREYLADAGSVELTKNPDAMISALRKIEAHSAMPAMPSRMHAFFIESPARIQESGWFSTHPTVDERIRALVEYAGGQDVSIALEEPPREANGLPREGEASFLPQDGRSPLEPPPEGPWG
- a CDS encoding alpha/beta hydrolase codes for the protein MSDKTASPAVQRTVGFLRRFVKPRVERLAPTLRLLQSLIERLSPARRAPFAPDIPGDWTPSEGAPAATLFYLHGGAFLVGSPRVFRYASRRFAQAGFDVFTPAYRLAPEHVFPAALEDAVAAYKALAAARPGPIVVAGDSAGGGLAVSLMARLRDDGFRLPAAAALFSPWTDLAATGASARENEEKDAFFTRRAILSGARAALGKASARNPLASPIFADLSGLPPLIVHVGADEVLRDDSTRLVERARAAGVEAQIEIWPGVPHAWQLMSFLPEAEESRGKAIAFLKEKARRSV
- a CDS encoding tetratricopeptide repeat protein codes for the protein MIRRLLASLVLLSLLAPALAKEAENGAPPRDLAYGAYQRGDYKAAMSEAKKRVEANPKDSAALTLIGQLYLEGAGVRRDGKQAMDWFRRGADAGGKEAAYLYGVAALEGIDIPKNRAAARNYLEKAAAQDHAAALHLLGEMALENEGKPSDFDTAANYFRRAAEGGNADADYALGVLYKTGKGVAKDDKAAAEWFRRAADLGLTAAMVEYAIMQFNGVGVERDRLSAVDLLRKAAVKGNAVAQNRLAHLLAEGLGVETNLREAREWRDKAREAGLKDPSLDFLDNAETPPKAAESKTPPPPPAK
- a CDS encoding thiamine phosphate synthase, whose protein sequence is MSEDAPRLYLATPPLAEARDFLPALTSALSAGEVASLLIRLAGDDPRRNEDIVRALAPLAQEKGVAVLVDGSVTVALRARADGAHVSGSGDELADAVKKLSPRYIVGAGGLALRDDAMRAGELGADYVLFEDDDREALAERVSWWTELFNTPCVARAASLADVAPLAQAGADFVMLDDAVWTDSRGPAAAVADALKHLQEAQP
- the argH gene encoding argininosuccinate lyase, coding for MTSKIWGGRFQSATDAVLEAINVSIDFDKRLGPQDIRGSLAHVAMLAKQGIVSQEDADRIKKGLEQIGGEIERGEFVFSRALEDIHMNAESRLAELIGPAAGRLHTARSRNDQVATDFRLYIRDEIDALDAQLADLQLALVERAMEEAASVMPGFTHLQSAQPVTLGHHLLAYVEMIGRDRGRLRDARSRTNECPLGAAALAGTSFPIDRHMTAKALQFDRPTANSLDSVSDRDFVLETLSAAAICATHLSRFAEEIVLWTTPQFNFIALSDKFTTGSSIMPQKRNPDAAELVRGKSGRVIGALTALLIVMKGLPLAYSKDMQEDKEGAFDSLDSLSLCIAAIAGMVRDMKVNRARMKAAAGAGFATATDLADWLVRKLNLPFREAHHVTGRVVALAEGRGIGLEDLTLADMQSVEPRITQDVFAVLGVEKSVESRTSYGGTAPDNVRRSAQSWLDCLKAQK